One segment of Rosa chinensis cultivar Old Blush chromosome 6, RchiOBHm-V2, whole genome shotgun sequence DNA contains the following:
- the LOC112172396 gene encoding probable indole-3-pyruvate monooxygenase YUCCA10 has translation MPEAVVIIVGAGPSGLAVAGCLSRLEIPYLLLERDDCFASLWKKYSYDRLHLHLQKQFCELPHMSFPSSCPTYLPKKQYIQYLDDYVAHFKISPMYQRNVESASYDQDSERWVVKTMNKEEGCGGEEEEFLGRFLVVASGETTNPYVPEIEGLSSFDGEVLHSTRFKSGVEFKNKNVLVVGSGNSGMEIALDLANHGAKTSIIVRSPVHFLSRRMVYLALVLLRYLSLSKVDSFMVLLSKLVYGDLTKYGIARPKEGPFFMKIKYGKYPAIDVGTCSKIKSGEIQILPAEIGSIRGNDVELKNGKSYQFESIVFCTGFKRSTSLWLKGDDYLLKEDGIPRPSFPNHWKGQKGLYCVGLSRRGLYGSREDAQNIANDIKSSL, from the exons ATGCCGGAAGCGGTGGTGATAATAGTCGGGGCCGGCCCGTCCGGCCTCGCCGTGGCTGGCTGTCTCAGCCGGCTCGAAATCCCATACCTACTTCTCGAAAGAGATGACTGTTTTGCTTCTCTTTGGAAGAAGTACTCCTACGACCGTCTCCACCTTCACCTTCAGAAGCAATTCTGTGAGCTCCCCCACATGTCATTCCCGTCCTCTTGTCCCACGTATCTACCCAAAAAACAGTACATTCAGTACTTGGATGACTACGTTGCACATTTCAAGATCAGTCCCATGTACCAGAGAAATGTCGAGTCTGCAAGTTATGATCAGGATTCTGAGAGATGGGTTGTGAAGACGATGAACAAGGAGGAGGGCTGTGGTGGTGAGGAGGAGGAGTTTTTGGGAAGGTTTTTGGTGGTGGCTTCTGGTGAAACAACAAATCCATATGTGCCAGAGATTGAAGGGTTGAGTAGTTTTGATGGGGAGGTTCTTCACTCGACCCGATTCAAATCCGGGGTTGAGTTCAAGAACAAGAATGTTTTGGTTGTCGGCTCTGGGAATTCCGGCATGGAAATTGCTTTGGATCTGGCAAACCATGGTGCAAAGACTTCAATCATTGTTCGAAGCCCG GTTCATTTTTTGTCAAGGAGGATGGTATACTTGGCCTTGGTTTTGTTGAGATATCTTTCATTAAGCAAAGTGGATTCTTTTATGGTTTTGCTTAGCAAGCTGGTTTATGGAGACCTGACCAAGTATGGGATAGCTAGGCCAAAAGAGGGTCCTTTCTTTATGAAGATCAAGTACGGCAAGTATCCGGCCATTGATGTCGGCACCTGTAGTAAGATCAAGTCCGGCGAGATTCag ATTTTACCCGCAGAAATAGGCAGCATAAGAGGAAACGATGTGGAACTCAAAAATGGGAAGTCATACCAGTTTGAGTCCATCGTTTTCTGCACCGGATTCAAGAGATCAACAAGTTTGTGGCTCAAG GGGGATGACTATCTTTTGAAAGAAGATGGGATTCCAAGACCAAGTTTTCCAAACCATTGGAAAGGACAGAAGGGTTTGTATTGTGTGGGACTATCAAGAAGAGGACTATACGGATCTAGGGAGGATGCTCAAAACATAGCCAATGATATCAAGTCGTCTCTGTAA